The Bacillus sp. Y1 genome includes the window ATTCCTTGCTTGTTAAGCTATCTACCCATGCTTTAACGTATGAGCAAGCTTGTGCCAAAATGGTAAGAAATCTACAAGAGTTCCGTATCCGTGGAATTAAAACGAATATTCCGTTCTTGGAGAATGTTGTAAAGCATAAAGATTTCCGCAGTGGAAATTACGATACATCCTTTATTGATTCTTCACCTGAGTTATTTATGTTCCCAGTCCGTAAAGACAGAGGTACAAAAATGCTCTCTTATATTGGGAATGTAACCATTAACGGTTTCCCAGGAATTGAGAAAAAGAAAAAGCCTGTTTTTGATAAGCCAAGAATTCCAGTAACAGATTCATTAAGTGTTCAAAGTGGAACAAAGCAAATTCTTGACGAAAGAGGGGCAGAAGGTCTAGTAAAGTGGATAAAGGAACAGCCAGAAGTCCTTTTAACAGACACTACGTTCAGAGATGCTCATCAATCGTTACTCGCTACTCGTGTTCGTACGACAGATTTAAAGCATATCGCAGAGCCGACATCGTTATTACTACCTGATATGTTTTCTTTGGAGATGTGGGGTGGAGCAACGTTTGATGTTGCGTACAATTTCTTAAAGGAAGATCCATGGGATAGACTTTTAACTTTAAGAAAGCAGATTCCAAATGTATTATTCCAAATGCTACTAAGAGCATCAAATGCTGTTGGTTATAAAAATTATCCAGATAATGTGATTCGTGAGTTTGTGGAGAAATCTGCTTATGCAGGTATCGACGTATTCCGTATTTTTGATAGTCTGAACTGGGTTAAAGGAATGGAAGTAGCTATTCAAGCCGTAAGAGATACGGGGAAAATAGCTGAAGCAGCCATTTGTTATACAGGAGATATCCTTGATACATCAAGACCGAAGTATAACTTAAACTACTATAAGGATTTGGCAAAAGAACTCCAAAACCAAGGGGCACATATTTTAGCTATTAAGGATATGGCAGGGTTATTAAAGCCAGAAGCTGCATATCAATTAATTTCTGAATTAAAAGAAACCATTGATATTCCGATTCACCTACACACTCATGACACAAGTGGAAATGGAATATTTACGTATGCAAAAGCCATTGAGGCTGGTGTAGATATTGTAGATACAGCATTAAGTACAATGGCAGGATTAACATCACAGCCAAGTGCAAATACATTGTACTATGCACTTGAAGGCAATGATCGTAAGCCGAAGGTAGATATTAAAGCGTTAGAACAGCTTTCTTACTACTGGGAAGATGTGAGAAAGTATTACCACGATTTCGAAAGTGGAATGATGTCACCTCATACAGAAGTGTATCAGCACGAAATGCCAGGTGGTCAATATAGCAATCTTCAACAACAAGCTAAGGCAGTTGGCCTTGCTGACCAGTGGGAAGATGTGAAGGAAATGTATGCGCGAGTAAACCATATGTTTGGTGATATCGTTAAAGTTACTCCGTCTTCAAAAGTCGTAGGTGATATGGCGTTGTATATGGTTCAAAACGAACTAACAGAAGAGGATGTCCTTTCTAAAGGAGATAGTCTCGATTTCCCTAATTCGGTTGTAGAATTATTTGAAGGATACTTAGGGCAGCCTGTTGGAGGTTTCCCGGAAGAACTTCAAAAAGTGATCCTAAAAGGTCGCGAGCCAATCACGGTAAGACCTGGAGAACTGTTAGAGGATGTTGATTTTACAGCTTTAAAAGAAAAGTTATTCAAAGAATTAGGAAGACCTGTAACGAGCTTTGATGCCATTGCTTATGCATTATATCCAAAGGTATTTAAAGACTATACGTCTATGGTTGAGCAGTTTGGCGATATTTCGGTGTTAGATACACCTACTTTCCTATACGGGATGAGATTAGGAGAGGAAATAGAAGTCGAAATTGAAACAGGTAAAACACTAATCGTGAAG containing:
- the pyc gene encoding pyruvate carboxylase, with translation MQRKINKVLVANRGEIAIRVFRACTELNIRTVAIYSKEDSGAYHRYKADEAYIVGEGKKPIDAYLDIEGIINIAKHSDVDAIHPGYGFLSENIHFARRCEEEGIIFIGPKSKHLDMFGDKVKARTQAQAAKIPVIPGSDGPVNSLEEVIAFGKEYHYPIIIKASLGGGGRGMRIVRHLEEVKEAYERAKSEAKAAFGNDEVYVEKYIEKPKHIEVQIIGDEFGNIVHLFERDCSVQRRHQKVVEVAPCISISEDLRDRICLAAVDLMKNVDYLNAGTVEFLVSGDEFYFIEVNPRVQVEHTITEMITGVDIVQTQILVAEGHELHDETVGIPKQEDIRIMGYAIQSRVTTEDPLNNFMPDTGRLMTYRSGGGFGVRLDAGNGFQGAIITPYYDSLLVKLSTHALTYEQACAKMVRNLQEFRIRGIKTNIPFLENVVKHKDFRSGNYDTSFIDSSPELFMFPVRKDRGTKMLSYIGNVTINGFPGIEKKKKPVFDKPRIPVTDSLSVQSGTKQILDERGAEGLVKWIKEQPEVLLTDTTFRDAHQSLLATRVRTTDLKHIAEPTSLLLPDMFSLEMWGGATFDVAYNFLKEDPWDRLLTLRKQIPNVLFQMLLRASNAVGYKNYPDNVIREFVEKSAYAGIDVFRIFDSLNWVKGMEVAIQAVRDTGKIAEAAICYTGDILDTSRPKYNLNYYKDLAKELQNQGAHILAIKDMAGLLKPEAAYQLISELKETIDIPIHLHTHDTSGNGIFTYAKAIEAGVDIVDTALSTMAGLTSQPSANTLYYALEGNDRKPKVDIKALEQLSYYWEDVRKYYHDFESGMMSPHTEVYQHEMPGGQYSNLQQQAKAVGLADQWEDVKEMYARVNHMFGDIVKVTPSSKVVGDMALYMVQNELTEEDVLSKGDSLDFPNSVVELFEGYLGQPVGGFPEELQKVILKGREPITVRPGELLEDVDFTALKEKLFKELGRPVTSFDAIAYALYPKVFKDYTSMVEQFGDISVLDTPTFLYGMRLGEEIEVEIETGKTLIVKLISIGQPQADGTRIVYFELNGQPREVVIKDESIKSTVATKIKADPKKETHIGASMPGTVIKVLVSKDEKVEKGDHLMITEAMKMETTVQAPFSGFVKDIYVSNGEAIQTGDLLIELQK